From the Desulfobacteraceae bacterium genome, one window contains:
- a CDS encoding radical SAM protein produces MKRTVAFSKNATNLFFHILTRCNLRCRHCYINPAQHGRESLPLATIERWLALFADKSPTANVIFLGGEPTLHPELAQAVQSARRLGYASVTIDTNGYLFNDILGRVTPAEVDYFSFSLDGASAPVNDRIRGAGSYAACTAGIRKAVKAGFGASLIFTVSRDNINELPQMPPLLQALGVERFFIQVIGLRGQSAREAGGARDPGGPQVSRQEWCETVPAVAERAAARGITVTYPKVFLDPGEPFACAGRVACNYFVFPNGRVYRCPLCEDYPLHSLTIGDDGLRETGGINEAALFQLDIPEGCVMNKLIQPGNLAYDAAGRPRYRVACCLLKEELRAD; encoded by the coding sequence ATGAAACGGACCGTCGCGTTTTCCAAAAACGCCACCAATCTTTTTTTCCACATCCTGACCCGCTGCAACCTGCGCTGCCGCCACTGCTACATCAACCCCGCCCAGCACGGCCGTGAGAGCCTGCCCCTGGCCACCATCGAGCGCTGGCTGGCGCTGTTTGCCGACAAAAGCCCGACCGCCAACGTGATCTTCCTGGGCGGCGAGCCCACCCTGCACCCGGAGCTTGCCCAGGCGGTGCAAAGCGCCCGCCGCCTGGGCTATGCCTCGGTCACCATCGACACCAACGGCTACCTGTTTAACGACATCCTCGGGCGGGTCACCCCAGCGGAGGTGGACTATTTCAGCTTCAGCCTCGACGGCGCCAGCGCGCCGGTAAACGACCGCATCCGCGGCGCGGGCAGCTATGCGGCCTGCACCGCCGGCATCCGCAAGGCGGTCAAGGCCGGGTTTGGCGCCAGCCTGATCTTCACCGTCAGCCGCGACAACATCAATGAGCTGCCCCAGATGCCGCCCCTCTTGCAAGCCCTGGGGGTGGAGCGCTTTTTCATCCAGGTGATCGGCCTGCGGGGTCAGTCCGCCCGCGAGGCCGGCGGCGCCCGGGACCCCGGTGGGCCCCAGGTGTCGCGCCAGGAGTGGTGCGAGACCGTCCCGGCAGTGGCCGAGCGGGCGGCGGCCCGGGGCATCACCGTCACCTATCCGAAGGTCTTTCTGGACCCCGGCGAACCGTTTGCCTGCGCCGGGCGGGTGGCCTGCAACTACTTCGTTTTCCCCAACGGCCGGGTCTACCGCTGCCCCCTGTGCGAGGACTACCCGCTGCATAGCCTGACGATTGGCGACGACGGCCTGCGGGAAACCGGCGGCATCAACGAGGCGGCGCTCTTCCAGTTGGACATCCCTGAAGGCTGCGTGATGAACAAGCTGATCCAGCCGGGCAACCTGGCCTATGACGCCGCCGGCCGCCCGCGCTACCGGGTGGCCTGCTGCCTGCTCAAGGAGGAGCTGCGCGCCGACTGA
- a CDS encoding HAD family hydrolase, which yields MNGRLKANPEIRVVAFDCDGVMFDSADANRAFYNDILRRMGRAEMTPAQFAYTHMHAVQDSIAHLFPNPAERDQAHACRMGINYEQFIPIMRMAPYLKPLLQNLRRRYKTAVATNRTDTMPRVMSDHGLEGYFDLVISAADVRRPKPHPEPLLKILDFFEVSPREMIYVGDSEVDRLAAAAAGIPLVAYRNRELAADFHVDDMQALETLLLERNPTL from the coding sequence ATGAACGGCCGCCTAAAAGCCAATCCTGAGATCCGGGTGGTCGCCTTCGACTGCGACGGGGTGATGTTCGACTCCGCCGACGCCAACCGGGCCTTCTACAACGACATCCTGCGGCGCATGGGCAGGGCCGAGATGACCCCGGCCCAGTTCGCCTACACCCACATGCACGCGGTTCAGGATTCCATCGCCCACCTGTTTCCCAACCCGGCCGAGCGGGACCAGGCCCACGCGTGCCGGATGGGAATAAATTACGAGCAGTTCATCCCCATCATGCGGATGGCCCCCTATCTCAAGCCGCTGCTGCAAAACCTCAGGCGGCGCTACAAGACCGCCGTCGCCACCAACCGCACCGACACCATGCCGCGCGTGATGTCGGATCACGGTCTCGAAGGTTACTTCGACCTGGTGATCAGCGCCGCCGATGTGCGCCGCCCCAAGCCGCACCCCGAGCCGCTGCTGAAAATTCTCGACTTCTTCGAAGTGTCACCGCGGGAGATGATTTACGTGGGGGATTCGGAAGTCGACCGGCTGGCGGCCGCCGCGGCCGGCATTCCGCTGGTGGCCTACAGAAACCGCGAGCTGGCCGCCGATTTTCATGTGGACGACATGCAAGCCCTGGAAACGCTGCTGCTGGAGCGCAACCCTACCCTCTGA
- a CDS encoding universal stress protein, translating into MADFKKILFPVDLSETSPQLVSCVTMMAEKFGAQIHLLFVARVFEYFTSIYVPHPTVDRFERDVVEGATQRLEEFRQEFFKDYPDTRAQVVSGDICDQILNYAQAENIDLIIMGTHGRKGIDKIVFGSVAERISKSATIPVLLVKPYKTAQGE; encoded by the coding sequence ATGGCAGATTTTAAAAAGATACTCTTCCCGGTGGATCTTTCGGAGACATCGCCGCAGCTGGTTTCCTGCGTGACCATGATGGCCGAGAAGTTCGGCGCCCAGATCCACCTGCTCTTCGTGGCACGCGTGTTTGAATATTTCACCAGCATTTACGTGCCCCACCCCACGGTGGACCGCTTCGAACGGGACGTGGTCGAGGGCGCCACCCAACGGCTGGAGGAGTTCCGCCAGGAGTTTTTCAAGGACTACCCCGACACGCGCGCCCAGGTGGTCTCCGGCGACATCTGCGATCAGATCCTGAACTACGCCCAGGCTGAAAACATCGACCTGATCATCATGGGAACCCACGGCCGCAAGGGCATCGACAAAATCGTCTTCGGATCGGTGGCCGAGCGCATCAGCAAAAGCGCGACCATCCCGGTCCTGCTGGTCAAGCCGTATAAAACCGCCCAAGGGGAATAA
- the purF gene encoding amidophosphoribosyltransferase, whose product MNFQTDGDAPCAAAVRPDFDDKPREACGLFGIHGHTDAARLAYFGLYAVQHRGQESAGIAVSREKSIVSHKGMGLVPEVFDDEHLDQLGGTSAVGHVRYSTTGSSILNNAQPFVVRHRQRSYAVGHNGNIVNAQALKNELEESGSIFQTTMDSEIFLHLFVKSLRYGFQQALVEAATRLKGAFSLVMLTSRGEVIGIRDPHGFRPLCLGKLNGSYVLASETCAFDLVQAEFIRELDPGEIIIISDSGIKSIHTRPADRQAFCIFEFIYFARPDSIFGGRNVYQTRKAHGRRLAQEAPVAADLVMPFPDSGTYAALGYSEASGIPFELGMIRNHYVGRTFIQPTQSMRDFGVRIKLNPVRELLRGKDIIIIEDSIIRGTTVKTRVKALREIGVKRIHLRVSGPPHRFPCHYGIDFSSKGELIAASKSVAELTGLLGLDSLYYLSLEGLLTSTGVPNPEHTFCKACFDGKYPVHFDEHLSKDCLECVA is encoded by the coding sequence ATGAACTTCCAGACTGACGGGGATGCGCCCTGCGCCGCCGCCGTCCGACCCGATTTTGACGACAAGCCCCGCGAGGCCTGCGGCCTGTTCGGCATCCACGGCCACACCGATGCCGCCCGCCTGGCCTATTTCGGCCTCTACGCCGTGCAGCACCGCGGCCAGGAAAGCGCCGGGATCGCGGTCAGCCGCGAGAAAAGCATCGTGTCCCACAAGGGGATGGGCTTGGTGCCGGAGGTCTTCGACGACGAGCACCTGGATCAGCTGGGCGGCACCAGCGCCGTCGGCCACGTGCGCTACTCCACCACCGGCAGCTCGATCCTCAACAACGCCCAGCCGTTTGTCGTCCGCCACCGCCAGCGGTCCTACGCCGTGGGTCACAACGGCAACATCGTCAATGCCCAGGCGCTGAAAAACGAGCTGGAGGAATCCGGCTCCATTTTTCAGACCACCATGGACAGTGAGATCTTCCTGCATCTCTTCGTCAAGAGCCTGCGCTACGGCTTCCAGCAGGCCCTGGTGGAGGCCGCCACGCGCCTCAAAGGCGCCTTTTCGCTGGTCATGCTCACCAGCCGCGGCGAGGTCATCGGCATCCGCGACCCCCACGGCTTCCGCCCCCTGTGCCTGGGCAAACTCAACGGCAGCTACGTCCTGGCATCGGAAACCTGCGCCTTCGACCTGGTTCAGGCGGAGTTCATTCGGGAGCTGGACCCCGGCGAAATCATCATCATCAGCGACAGCGGCATCAAGTCGATCCACACCCGCCCGGCGGACCGGCAGGCCTTCTGCATTTTCGAGTTCATCTATTTCGCCCGGCCCGACAGCATCTTCGGCGGCCGCAACGTCTACCAGACGCGCAAGGCCCACGGCCGCCGGCTGGCCCAGGAGGCGCCGGTGGCGGCCGATCTGGTGATGCCCTTTCCGGATTCCGGGACCTACGCCGCATTGGGCTACTCCGAAGCCTCGGGAATTCCCTTCGAGCTGGGAATGATCCGCAACCACTACGTCGGGCGCACATTCATTCAGCCCACCCAGAGCATGCGGGACTTCGGGGTGCGAATCAAGCTCAACCCGGTCCGGGAGCTGCTGCGCGGCAAGGACATCATCATCATCGAAGACTCCATCATCCGCGGCACCACCGTCAAAACCCGCGTCAAAGCCCTTCGGGAAATCGGCGTCAAACGGATCCATCTGCGGGTCAGCGGCCCCCCCCACCGCTTTCCCTGCCACTACGGGATCGATTTTTCGTCCAAGGGCGAGCTGATCGCCGCCAGCAAATCGGTGGCGGAACTGACCGGCCTGCTGGGTCTGGATTCCCTCTACTACCTGAGCCTGGAGGGCCTGTTGACCTCCACCGGCGTCCCCAACCCCGAGCACACCTTCTGTAAGGCCTGCTTTGACGGAAAATACCCGGTTCACTTCGACGAGCACCTGAGCAAGGACTGCCTGGAATGTGTGGCGTGA
- a CDS encoding YchF family ATPase has translation MKLGIIGLARAGKTTVFEALTGNLAEGAHKGESRIGTIRVPDERIDILSRLYTPRKTIYATVAYFLPGFQGGTREGGAREQQPWQQTRDCDALIHVVRNFSGYGFEVPRPAADLAALDQELILADLVVVEKRLERLELDQKRGKKPDLEELSLLTACRDGLEKELPLRAAPALAAAPQLRGFAFLSAKPMLVLFNNEDDDDTFPAAVGPVQRENGMVMRAKLEHELVQMSAEEAAEFLAEFAIAESAMDRVIKKSYDLLGLISFFTVGEDEVRAWTVRRGTAALDAADVIHSDIKKGFIRAEVLAYRDLMAAGSYAAARKQGTVRLEGKTYAMQDGDIVNFRFNL, from the coding sequence ATGAAACTCGGCATCATCGGTCTCGCCCGGGCGGGCAAGACGACCGTTTTCGAGGCCCTGACCGGCAATCTAGCCGAAGGCGCCCACAAGGGGGAGAGCCGCATCGGAACCATCCGGGTGCCCGATGAACGGATCGACATTCTCAGTCGGCTCTACACCCCGCGCAAGACCATTTATGCCACGGTGGCCTATTTCCTGCCGGGTTTCCAGGGGGGCACCCGCGAGGGCGGCGCCAGGGAGCAGCAGCCCTGGCAGCAGACCCGCGACTGCGACGCCCTGATCCACGTCGTGCGCAATTTCAGCGGCTACGGTTTCGAGGTCCCCCGGCCGGCGGCGGACCTTGCGGCCCTGGACCAGGAGCTGATCCTGGCCGATCTGGTGGTGGTGGAAAAGCGCCTGGAGCGGCTGGAACTCGACCAGAAGCGCGGCAAGAAGCCCGATCTCGAGGAGCTATCGCTGCTCACCGCCTGCCGCGATGGGCTGGAAAAAGAGCTGCCGCTGCGGGCCGCGCCGGCCCTGGCCGCGGCCCCCCAGCTGCGGGGCTTCGCCTTCCTGTCGGCCAAGCCGATGCTGGTGCTGTTCAACAACGAGGACGACGACGACACCTTTCCGGCCGCGGTGGGGCCGGTGCAGCGGGAAAACGGCATGGTGATGCGCGCCAAGCTGGAGCACGAGTTGGTCCAGATGTCGGCGGAAGAGGCCGCCGAGTTTCTGGCGGAGTTCGCCATCGCCGAGTCGGCCATGGATCGGGTGATCAAAAAGTCATACGACCTGCTGGGGCTGATTTCCTTTTTCACCGTGGGCGAGGATGAGGTTCGGGCCTGGACCGTGCGGCGCGGCACCGCCGCCCTGGATGCCGCGGATGTGATCCACTCGGACATCAAGAAAGGCTTTATCCGGGCCGAGGTGCTGGCCTACCGGGACCTCATGGCGGCCGGCAGTTACGCCGCCGCTCGCAAACAGGGCACCGTGCGCCTGGAGGGCAAAACTTACGCGATGCAGGACGGCGACATCGTCAATTTCCGCTTCAACCTCTGA
- a CDS encoding DUF1573 domain-containing protein, giving the protein MTLYRLLPRLVLGLLVLSAATAPAARAGAQPAPAAVVETTAFEFEPVVDGAAVRHEFTIANRGDAPLRLLKVRTG; this is encoded by the coding sequence ATGACATTATACCGCCTGTTGCCAAGGCTTGTGCTGGGGCTTCTGGTGCTCTCGGCCGCGACGGCGCCAGCCGCTCGCGCCGGCGCCCAGCCCGCACCCGCGGCGGTCGTTGAGACGACCGCATTTGAATTCGAACCGGTGGTCGACGGCGCGGCCGTGCGCCACGAGTTTACCATCGCCAACCGCGGCGACGCTCCTTTACGCCTCCTGAAAGTCCGCACCGGCTGA
- the mobB gene encoding molybdopterin-guanine dinucleotide biosynthesis protein B — MPPIISIVGKSDCGKTTLIERLIPELKRRGYRIGTIKHTSRGFDIDRQGKDSWRHRQAGADAVMVTSGESLSLVKRLQSQEIDDLLPYFADMDLIITEGYKHADKPKIEVYRAECNHSPLDLPDGSRIAMVTDAPVTVAAPVYGFDQVTALADLIESRFL; from the coding sequence ATGCCCCCGATCATTTCCATTGTCGGCAAATCCGACTGCGGCAAGACCACCCTGATTGAACGCCTGATTCCCGAGCTCAAGCGCCGCGGCTACAGGATCGGTACCATCAAACACACCTCCCGCGGATTCGACATCGACCGTCAGGGCAAGGACAGCTGGCGCCACCGGCAGGCCGGCGCCGACGCCGTGATGGTCACCTCAGGGGAAAGCCTTTCGCTGGTCAAGCGCCTGCAGTCCCAGGAGATAGACGATCTCCTGCCCTACTTCGCAGACATGGATCTGATCATCACCGAAGGCTACAAACACGCGGACAAACCCAAAATCGAAGTTTACCGCGCCGAATGCAACCACAGCCCCCTTGACCTGCCCGACGGCAGCCGCATCGCCATGGTGACCGACGCCCCCGTGACGGTGGCGGCACCCGTTTACGGCTTCGATCAGGTCACGGCGCTGGCCGATCTGATCGAGTCGCGCTTCCTGTGA
- a CDS encoding cyclic nucleotide-binding domain-containing protein: MIESKFLQDNVQNIQKLMTLSPLKNFETGSLKQLLRLSKIREYGDGELIIEEGERDPWIYFLLAGRVRVEKNGVAIRHIDKVGEILGEMRILDGLSRSASVYAEGKTISLAVDTSATDRLASDDERANFLLLLYRIFSEFISLRLRLTNEELVKTKKELENLKQHRG, encoded by the coding sequence ATGATCGAATCCAAGTTTCTGCAGGACAATGTCCAGAACATCCAGAAACTGATGACCCTCTCGCCGCTGAAGAATTTTGAAACCGGCAGCCTGAAGCAGCTCCTGCGGCTGAGCAAGATCCGCGAATACGGCGACGGGGAGTTGATCATCGAGGAGGGCGAGCGGGACCCCTGGATTTACTTTCTGCTGGCCGGCAGGGTCCGCGTGGAAAAAAACGGGGTGGCCATCCGGCACATCGACAAGGTCGGTGAAATTCTCGGCGAGATGCGGATTCTGGACGGTCTGTCGCGGTCGGCCTCGGTCTACGCCGAGGGCAAGACCATCAGCCTGGCGGTGGACACCTCGGCCACCGACCGCCTTGCCTCCGATGACGAGCGCGCCAACTTCCTGCTGCTGCTCTACCGGATCTTTTCGGAGTTCATTTCCCTCAGGCTGCGCCTGACCAACGAGGAGCTGGTCAAAACCAAAAAAGAGCTGGAAAATCTAAAGCAGCACCGGGGCTGA
- a CDS encoding HD domain-containing protein yields MTPADLTRLETWLDAFVQGFYRRDPVYDRPVRLKYDHSLRVRDDIRMLGGRLGLPEPQLRLAQAAALMHDVGRFPQYARYGTFLDRASANHAHLSLRTMAAQRVLHALPRAERRLIVRAVAFHNAARLPGGPPGFGRLLMRLLRDADKLDIWKVVTDYYDRRREAPDPVIELGLPDLPTCSPAAIASLAAGRMVDLATLRSFNDFKLLQLGWVFDLNFQPSFQALQTRGYIKKISVRLPPADGLEAALERVRRHVAAGCAVPPTTPTA; encoded by the coding sequence GTGACCCCCGCCGACCTCACCCGCCTGGAGACCTGGCTCGACGCCTTCGTTCAGGGGTTCTACCGTCGGGATCCGGTCTACGACCGCCCGGTGCGCTTGAAATACGACCACAGCCTGCGGGTTCGCGACGATATCCGCATGCTGGGCGGGCGACTGGGCCTGCCGGAGCCCCAACTGCGCCTGGCCCAGGCCGCGGCCCTGATGCACGACGTCGGCCGCTTCCCCCAATATGCCCGCTACGGCACGTTTCTGGACCGGGCTTCGGCCAATCACGCCCACCTGAGCCTGCGCACGATGGCGGCCCAGCGCGTCTTGCACGCCCTGCCGCGGGCCGAAAGGCGGCTGATCGTCCGGGCCGTGGCCTTCCACAACGCCGCCCGCCTGCCGGGCGGCCCGCCGGGCTTCGGGCGGCTGCTGATGCGCCTGCTGCGCGACGCCGACAAGCTGGACATCTGGAAAGTGGTCACCGACTATTACGACCGCCGCCGGGAGGCGCCCGACCCGGTGATCGAACTGGGGCTGCCGGATTTGCCCACCTGCTCGCCGGCGGCGATCGCCAGCCTGGCGGCCGGCCGGATGGTGGACCTGGCAACCCTCCGCAGTTTCAACGACTTCAAGCTGCTTCAGCTCGGCTGGGTGTTCGACCTGAACTTCCAGCCCTCCTTCCAGGCCCTGCAAACGCGCGGCTACATCAAAAAAATCAGCGTTCGCCTGCCGCCGGCCGACGGGCTTGAGGCCGCCCTGGAACGGGTCCGGCGCCACGTTGCGGCAGGCTGCGCGGTTCCCCCCACCACCCCCACGGCATGA
- the carB gene encoding carbamoyl-phosphate synthase large subunit, which produces MPRRTDIQKILIIGAGPIIISQACEFDYSGTQACKALREEGYQVVLVNSNPATIMTDPEMADRTYIEPVTPETVAKIIARERPDALLPTLGGQTGLNTAVAVARMGVLEEYGVELIGASIDAIEKAEDRDRFRQAMAKIGLRIPHSAIATDMDQARAAATEIGFPLIVRPSFTLGGTGGGVAYNIEDLEKMAKAGLDASLIGQVMLEESVLGWKEFELEVMRDTHDNVVIVCSIENLDPMGVHTGDSITVAPAQTLSDREYQVMRDASLAIMREIGVDTGGSNVQFAVNPRDGEMVVVEMNPRVSRSSALASKATGFPIAKIAAKLAVGYTLDEIPNDITGETVAAFEPTLDYVVVKIPRWTFEKFPETEDVLTTAMKSVGETMAIGRTFKESLQKGLRSLEIGRHGFGADGQDPGEAPECDEKPPSAALIEQKLAVPNSQRIFHLRHALRAGFSIQRIHELSGIDPWFLHQLEELTAFEGKLRAAAGDLPTPLLRRAKRRGYSDRQLAHLGGLPEAALRARRRAEGILPVYKLVDTCAAEFRAATPYYYSSYEQENEARLSGGRKVMILGGGPNRIGQGIEFDYCCVHASFALREEGVESIMVNSNPETVSTDYDTSDKLYFEPLTLEDVLHIVETEQPFGVIVQFGGQTPLNLAVPLAQAGVPILGTHPDDINRAEDREEFQSMLKKLGLLQPANGTALSVAEAAKVAEAIGYPVIVRPSYVLGGRAMKIVYHRGDLENFTRLAIQASPGHPVLIDKFLEDAIEVDVDAISDGRSTLIGGIMEHIEEAGIHSGDSACVLPPYSLAATVCDEIAAATRAMAAELKVVGLMNVQYAIKGGQLYVLEVNPRASRTVPFVSKATGVPLAKLATKVMLGQSLAEAGLGSEVVPRHVAVKEAVLPFNRFPKVDTLLGPEMKSTGEVMGIDAEFGPAYAKAQLGAGQKLPTRGGIFISVNDRHKPAVLPVAARFHAMGFTILSTAGTGAFLSANGIPSRNLAKVSTGRRPHVLDAIKNGEIQMIINSATGGETRRDGFMIRRAAIKFGLPYTTTIAGAMAISRGIQALRAAALEVKTIQEYHRSPG; this is translated from the coding sequence ATGCCAAGACGCACGGACATCCAGAAAATCCTGATCATCGGCGCCGGCCCCATCATCATCAGCCAGGCCTGCGAGTTCGACTACTCCGGCACCCAGGCCTGCAAGGCGCTGCGCGAGGAGGGCTACCAGGTCGTGCTGGTCAACAGCAACCCGGCCACCATCATGACCGACCCCGAAATGGCCGACCGCACCTACATCGAGCCGGTGACCCCCGAAACGGTGGCGAAAATCATCGCCCGCGAACGCCCGGATGCCCTGCTGCCCACCCTGGGCGGCCAGACCGGGCTGAACACCGCGGTGGCCGTGGCCCGCATGGGGGTTCTGGAAGAATACGGGGTGGAGCTGATTGGCGCCTCCATCGATGCCATCGAGAAAGCCGAGGACCGCGACCGCTTCCGCCAGGCCATGGCGAAGATCGGCCTGCGCATACCCCACAGCGCCATCGCCACCGACATGGACCAGGCGCGCGCGGCGGCCACCGAAATCGGCTTTCCGTTGATCGTCCGCCCCAGCTTCACCCTGGGGGGCACCGGCGGGGGGGTGGCTTACAACATCGAGGACCTCGAGAAGATGGCCAAGGCCGGTCTGGACGCCAGTCTGATCGGCCAGGTGATGCTGGAGGAATCGGTGCTGGGCTGGAAGGAGTTCGAGCTGGAAGTCATGCGCGACACCCACGACAACGTGGTGATCGTCTGCTCCATCGAAAACCTGGACCCCATGGGCGTCCACACCGGCGACAGCATCACCGTGGCGCCGGCCCAGACCTTGAGCGACCGCGAGTACCAGGTCATGCGCGACGCCTCGCTGGCGATCATGCGCGAAATCGGGGTGGACACGGGCGGCTCGAATGTCCAGTTCGCGGTCAACCCGCGCGACGGCGAGATGGTGGTGGTGGAAATGAACCCGCGGGTGTCGCGCAGCTCGGCCCTGGCCTCCAAGGCCACCGGGTTTCCCATCGCCAAGATCGCCGCCAAGCTGGCCGTGGGCTACACCTTGGATGAAATCCCCAACGATATCACCGGCGAGACCGTGGCCGCCTTCGAGCCCACCCTGGACTACGTGGTGGTCAAGATCCCGCGCTGGACCTTCGAGAAATTCCCCGAAACCGAGGATGTCCTCACCACCGCGATGAAATCGGTGGGCGAGACCATGGCCATCGGCCGGACATTCAAGGAGTCCCTCCAGAAGGGCCTGCGCTCGCTGGAAATCGGCCGCCACGGGTTCGGGGCCGACGGCCAGGATCCGGGCGAAGCGCCGGAGTGCGACGAAAAACCGCCGTCCGCCGCGCTCATCGAACAGAAGCTGGCGGTGCCCAACTCCCAGCGGATCTTCCACCTGCGCCACGCCCTGCGGGCCGGGTTTTCCATCCAGCGGATCCATGAACTCAGCGGCATCGACCCCTGGTTTCTCCATCAGCTGGAGGAGCTCACGGCCTTCGAGGGGAAACTGCGCGCGGCAGCCGGCGATCTGCCGACGCCCCTGCTGCGGCGGGCCAAGCGCCGGGGCTATTCCGATCGCCAGCTCGCGCACCTCGGCGGCCTCCCCGAAGCCGCGCTGCGGGCGCGCCGGCGTGCGGAGGGGATCCTGCCGGTCTACAAACTGGTGGACACCTGCGCCGCCGAATTCCGGGCCGCCACCCCCTACTACTACTCCAGCTACGAGCAGGAAAACGAGGCCCGCCTGTCCGGCGGCCGCAAGGTCATGATTCTGGGCGGGGGCCCCAACCGCATCGGCCAGGGGATCGAATTCGACTACTGCTGCGTCCACGCCTCCTTTGCGCTGCGCGAGGAAGGGGTGGAAAGCATCATGGTCAACAGTAACCCCGAGACGGTCTCCACCGACTACGACACCTCCGACAAGCTCTATTTCGAGCCGCTGACCCTGGAGGATGTCCTGCACATCGTGGAGACCGAGCAGCCTTTTGGGGTCATCGTCCAGTTCGGCGGGCAGACGCCCCTCAACCTGGCAGTCCCCCTGGCGCAGGCCGGCGTGCCGATCCTGGGCACCCACCCCGATGACATCAACCGCGCCGAGGACCGCGAAGAGTTCCAGTCGATGCTCAAAAAACTGGGGCTGCTGCAGCCGGCCAACGGCACGGCCCTGTCGGTGGCCGAGGCCGCAAAGGTCGCCGAGGCAATCGGCTACCCGGTGATCGTGCGCCCCTCCTACGTGCTGGGCGGCCGGGCGATGAAAATCGTCTACCACCGGGGGGACCTGGAAAATTTCACCCGCCTGGCCATCCAGGCCTCTCCGGGCCACCCGGTGCTGATCGACAAGTTCCTCGAAGACGCCATCGAGGTGGATGTGGATGCCATCTCCGACGGGCGCAGCACCTTGATCGGCGGCATCATGGAGCATATCGAGGAGGCCGGCATCCATTCCGGCGACTCGGCCTGCGTGCTCCCGCCCTACAGCCTTGCCGCGACGGTCTGCGACGAGATCGCCGCGGCCACCCGGGCCATGGCGGCCGAGCTGAAAGTGGTCGGCCTGATGAACGTGCAGTACGCCATCAAGGGCGGCCAGCTCTACGTGCTGGAGGTCAACCCGCGGGCCTCGCGGACGGTCCCGTTCGTCAGCAAGGCCACCGGCGTGCCCCTGGCCAAGCTGGCCACCAAGGTGATGCTGGGCCAGTCCCTGGCCGAGGCGGGCCTTGGCTCGGAGGTGGTCCCGCGGCATGTGGCGGTCAAGGAGGCGGTCCTGCCCTTCAACCGCTTCCCCAAGGTGGACACCCTGCTGGGGCCCGAGATGAAATCCACCGGGGAGGTGATGGGGATCGACGCCGAATTCGGGCCGGCCTATGCCAAGGCCCAGCTGGGGGCCGGGCAGAAGCTGCCCACGCGGGGCGGCATTTTCATCAGCGTCAACGACCGCCACAAACCCGCAGTGCTGCCTGTGGCGGCCCGCTTCCACGCCATGGGCTTCACGATCCTCTCCACCGCCGGCACCGGCGCGTTTCTCTCCGCCAACGGGATCCCCAGCCGCAATCTCGCCAAGGTTTCCACCGGCCGCCGCCCCCACGTCCTGGACGCCATCAAAAACGGCGAGATCCAGATGATCATCAACTCCGCCACCGGCGGCGAGACCCGCCGGGACGGCTTCATGATCCGGCGTGCGGCGATCAAGTTCGGCCTGCCCTACACCACCACGATTGCCGGCGCCATGGCCATCAGCCGCGGCATCCAGGCGCTGCGGGCGGCGGCCCTGGAGGTCAAGACCATCCAGGAGTACCACCGCAGCCCCGGCTAG